The DNA segment TCACAGAGGATTTTTCCATCGTTTCCTTCACCGGAGAGCAATTAACTAGCTGCCTAAGTTACTTTCCATGCATGTCGAGGAGAAGCTGAAGGAGAGTCTCAAAAAGCATCACTGGAGATAGAATCCACTTTGAAGGACAAACTCCTCCAGCGAAGGAACCAGAGGCTAGAGATCCTAATCCTTTTGGAATTTCGGTTGAAGATGCGAGGAAAATCTTGAGGTTGTCTCAGATGAAGAAACTGAAATTGAAGCTTAGGCAAATTCCAGAGAGCTCAATTCAAAATCATGAGTTCATTCAAATATGTATTGAAGAGTGTGGAAACGAAGACGAGGGATTGAGTTGGTTAAGATACTGGATCAGTGTGGAAATGTCATTGTTTTTTGGGAGTATTGTCTATCAAGGATGTCGAGCAGAGGAGCAGTTATAAATGTCACTGTTAGTTTGTGCTTGATTGGTTGGTATTGCATAGTTTAGGGACCCCTTTGTTGATTTCTATAGAATGGGGGTAATTGATTTTGGCCTTATAGTTGAGGAGGCTAAATAGGCTTTACGCCTAAATTTTATATGTAACTAATAGATAGTTTAAAATGCGAAAAAAAttcgaaaaaaaaagaaatcctACAATTGACAAACCATTACATAAAAACCTCATATTTATAACATTTGAATcccaaattttatatttaatggaAAAAAGAAAGCTACTGAGCCGAACCAAGATGAAATACATAAGTATGCTCCATAAATGAATAGTTGTGCCTGAGAAAACAAAAAACGCAGGCCTTGCTTATGATGACTCTGTGCAAAACTGAATTAAGGGTTAAAATGGCCCCTCAAGTTGGCAAAATTTGACAAATTAGCCTCAAAACAATCAGTTTTAATACCTAAAAGTTTgtcaaatttaggctaatttgTCAAGTTTTGCCAACTTCAGGACTGAGTTAACCTAAACTTTGATTTGGACTAAACCGACCCTGCCTGTCAACTTCAGGGTCCATTTTGATTCTTAATTCGTGCAAAGTTTATTTCTTTTAGCTCATATCAAATGAAAATTTTCTTCAGCCTCGTTTATAAGCGTGAAAAATGGCCAATGAACATTGGAAATGTGATCAACTAACCAAAATAAATTTGATATGACAATGAAAGCATACCTTGTAAATTTTACCATTCTGTAAATTTTTATAAAGGAATGATAAGCCTTGTGCAAGACATTGATTCTTATGTTGAAGTCTAAATCCAAGAGCTAAATTAACCAATGATCCTGGATAAGACAAATCACATTTgaacaatttaattattttatgatCTTAGCACAATATAAAATCTtcacaagaaaggaaaggatagAGAAAATTCTCACCGACACATATATTAATTAGAGGACTCTCAGGCAGCAGTTTATAAGCTGCTAGGTATTCTCTTGCAGCATCTTGATGATGGCTGCCCATGTTAAACTGATGTCCACATATGAGAATAGGTGATATACAATCGTCATGTTTGGTTCGCATATAGCGTTGAAACTTCGCATGCTTCGAATAAATCTTTACAAATCTACATCACAAGTAAATTCCCGAGTAAATAAGAAAGAGATACAACTAGAAGAAGCTGAAAAAACTGTtgtggaaccaattgaactaaaaagtTAAGAAATTTGAATAACGACTGATGTGAGTATAAAATAAAGCAGGCAACATTGTCACGCCAATGAAGCAAGTATATCAGGCTATATTTCAGGAAAGTTTGATTATAAAAACCAATGGGAAGGAAAGTTGCATGTATCTGGAGAAGACATGGGTCACTCGATCTAGAAATGCAAACAGTTCAAGAGAAAAGTGCAGGAGTACATGGAAGCAGGAGTCCTAAGCTTTGGTAGGAGAGTTGAGGAGACTCCTATAGAGAACATGTTACAGGAGCCAATCTAATTGGTTATagattgggtacctaaaagtccAAGTGAAGTGGAAAATCTTGAACCGTTTATCACAAAGTTGGATATTCAGACTCCTAGCCCTTTCCCATATGAAAGCAATAAGGTTGTGCCTTAGGTATATGGATATACTATTTATCCTCAAGCACGCAATAATGCCCACACCAGAAAACATATTTCTGGAATGTCAAGATTGACCGGAAGCGGATGATGTTTTACGTTTGAAGAAATCGCGAGGAAATTGAGAGACGTAAGAAAGGTAAGGTTTCCCTAGAGGATGCATCTGAGGTTCCCCCAGTCAAGAGTACAATGTTTGACCAAGATGCACTCGAATTCCTAACTATTGTGAAGTAGAGTGATATAAAGTAATTGAGCAATTGAACTGGCAATGCTTTTAAAGAAATGTCCGCCTCGCTTTCTAATACTCCCCATTAAGGCAATCTTCTTGCTACAATATCTTTCTTCTTCATAAATCATTCTAGCATTTGAATTCAAATCAACCATTGTTTAACTTTTCAAAAACTTCTGAAGATAGCAAAAATTTGAGAACAAAAAGACATCTCATTTCAAAAATAATCAATCTTGAGGCATAGAACAAGATGTACAGGGTAATGCTAATGTCCCATTTATTCTTTAGCTTGGCTACTTTACAAGACATGAGTATGTCTAGAACAATTTGGAGAATTTTAAAGTTAAAAATCACCAAGAAAAAAAGAGTCCAAGTTTTTTGTtggcaaaatcatcattttaagACCCTGCACTATTCAAATTtattcgggtaaattacatacgtggtgtacaacctttatctgttttcacactttgatgtacaaTCTTTAATTTTGCACTGTAAAGTATACAAACTTCAtatgacctcccactaaagtgtacaactggtaattgtgaccggtcaacccaaagtcaacgtgccacatcatcattttcaTCCTACCCTATTATAAAAAGTGAGGCCACTCCTtaagaaatgataaaaatacCCTTCACCtttatataattactaaaatgCCATTATCTTTTTCCTTCTTCcaatttttcttcatctttctcttttcctttctctctccaaatcttctctctaatttctctctctattagATGTTCTCGAAAACGCTCTTCTTTCTCACGTGAAAAAACACCCTCTTCCCAAAACTGCTGATCCAACCCTTCAAATCGTCGGCAATTTCGCCCCCGTTCCCGAACAGCCCGTTGTTCATAATTTACCAGTCACCGGACAAATCCCAGATTGTATTCGCGGTGTTTATGTTCGAAACGGGGCTAACCCACTTCACGAACCAGTGGCTGGTCACCACTTGTTCGACGATGACAGTATGGTTCATGCTGTCTGCTTTGACAATGGATCGGTCAGCTATTCCTACAGGTTCACCGAGACTAACCGCCTTGTTCAAGAGCGGGAATTAGGACGTCTTGTTTTCCCCAAGGCCATAGGTGAACTCCACGACCACTCTGGTATAGCTAGGCTCTTGCTTTTTTATACTCGGAGTCTTTTTGGTCTCCATGGAACTGGTGTTGCTAACGCTGGACTCGTTTACTTCGATGGCCGTCTTCTTGCTATGTCTGAAGATGATTTGCCTTACCAAGTTTCTCTTCTTCCTAATGGAGATCTCAAAACGGCTGGtcgttttgattttaatggaCAACTTAACAATGCAATGATTGCTCATCCTAAAGTTGATCCGGAGAGTGGGGAATTGTTTGCTCTTAGTTATGATGTTGTCCAAAAACCATACATGAAGTACTTCAAAATATCCCCAAATGGTGAAAACTCGGCTGATGTTGAAATCCCACTTGATCAGCCAACCATGATGCATGATTTCGCAATTACAGAGAAATTTTTTGTAATTCCTGATCAACAAGTGGTTTTCCAGTTGCCTGAAATGATCTGGGGAGGGTCTCCGGTAATGTACGACAAGAAAAAGATGGCAAGGTTTGGAATTTTGGACAAGGAAGCGAATGAGGCGTCAGAAATAAAGTGGATAGAAGCAGGTGATTGCTTCTGTTTCCACCTTTGGAACGCATGGGAAGAAGCTGAAAGTGATGAAATAATTGTAATTGGATCTTGTATGAGTCCGACGCCAGCCGACACAATAAAATCGTTTTTTCCAATTTGTGCATCTGTGGAGACATCATCTTCATTTCGTTTTTTATCAATGGTAATAAACTTCAAATTGTGATGAtcgaagagagagagagagtagtgagagagaaaggaaaaagaaagatggaaaaaaattggatgaaagaagaagatagtggcattttggtaattatacGATGGTAAAAgggatttttataatttcataagaAGTGGGTCCAtgaaaatgatgatgtggcatgttgactttgggttgaccggtcacaattccCGGCTGTACATTTTaatgggaggtcacctgaagtttatacactttagtgtgcaaaattaaagattatacaccaaagtgtgaaaacagATAAAAATTGTACAgcatgtatgtaatttaccaaATTTATTCTATTAAACTTTTTTAGTGTTCTATTTGAGACCTCAAAAATCACAATAAGAACCTTTAAGAAATAACCGACAAAAATAGGAAACCCCTTAATGCGACCTAAATGAAAAATGAGTACAGTGTAACTAGAAATGAGATTTGAAGGCTCAATATAACAATAGTAGAATTTTATTGGCACAATgtgatttaaaataaaaattctaaggcgctattaaaaaaaatcaaatattcaaAAGCTCAGTGATggttttttaatttgttattcAGTCATATGACATATTTGAAAGCAGAGAAATGTAGCATCCATAAAACATGGCTCAATTTGTTGGAAACATGCTGGTTTTCTTGACATCTTAACGGCCTAGCAGTAATGACTTTGGATGATGTTCAGTTTTCAagttttggcttaatacatctgtTGCCCCTGTACTTCGCCCAAAACTTCAACGGTCCCaatgaactttcaaaagttccaaATTACCCCTATTGTTattgtccaattgcattcaaaGTTCAATAATCCCAAAACTTCAACTGCCCCGTGAACTTAAAAAGTTGTCTATTAGGCAGTTTCTTTTTGACATGTGATGGAGTGTGTCTCCCATTTTATGCTTCCAACaaatatatactatatataattacggaagcaaagagaaatgagaataagtgttttagaggtctttttgatgagttgtcaacgtagtaaaaaatcagattaaaaatatttaattaattaaaaataaatatttaattaattaaaaataacaaatttatatttataataaattaaataattactagtctattaattaaaataataaaagaaagcaagagttacgggaagatgaaaaaacacaaagcaaaggaaatccaaaaagtcacaaataaacttctacataaagcatgatagatagtatttcaccattatattcattggtcacgatagatagtattatatttctgaaggtaaatattcgattttttttcatatgttgtagttattttgttctcaattatgttgttgttttatttttattaaacaatagttattatagtttcatctttcagattcaattctgttgttacccaggttctatacctctcgctatcttatccatgttttcttttttatttgtcttttttttccaaactgatagcttcaattgaagaaatccgacagaaatagaagatgcatgaacaactaaaaccggaaaacacaaaagtgtcaaaaattacaagaaattcttatgtttctcaaggtaattattcgattttttttttcatatgttgtagttatttttgttctcaattgtgttgttttttttactaaacaataattgttatagttttatttttcagagatgaaattccatttctgtcgttacccaggttccatacctctcgctaccttatccatgttttctttttatttgtcttttttttccaaaatgactgaaataaagattttgtaaatttgtattcttttttagtatatgttgttaggtgttatcgtttcgattgctaactcttaactaaaatttagattttcggctttatatgaactcaatttttggctttctcaattgtgctgttgttttatttttattaaacaattgttgttatagtttcatctttcagagatgaaatttcatttctgttatccagattccatacctcccgctaccttatccatgttttcttttttatttatttatttttcaaaatgactaaaataaagattttgtatatttgcattcttttgttttcttttttcacatgatagttgttcattgaagtttgagacatattaaataaaatattaaagagatattggaatattatacttacaatgaagtttatttcaatataaattatgttatattattattattatcaagaggttatttttttccaattttctagacaaggagattgtaaacgtctaatacgcttgataagatgtttattttttaaagaatgtggattatgctagatacgaattcaaaatcaaagtaaataaaaataaattttgatgctcaaaatcctaaaaatgtacattaattatggatattgagataactgcttttgcaacattggcttatataatttttaactattatattatggtttgtacaaaattgttagtatttcaagagtttttaacatatgaaaatgaaatatgatcataagacaaattattgaaaaatattaattaagaaaatattattatttgaatctcttcaaattctcaaatgttgagcataatgattctaattaatataattaatttcacatattaattataaaatgttttttttgtactgagtggttacaattgcgatttaattctatttaactaaaattaatttatggacttaatacttcattaagaaaaaataaaatgtttaattaatgggaataaaatattttctctcttctctttatacgcttatgtctcaacattctctcttattttcaaaaaaaaaaaaaaaaaaaaccgagaggaagatggttctctcctaattatctttttcgtcccttcatttttttttcaattcttttgtttgtttttcttacttacaaaattccaaaaatatataattattagaaactaataaagtcaaataagtgatatctgcgagtatggctgatattctatatagtgtaagaatgaagaacaaattgatcgaatgtcttgatgagatattacgagatgaaaatatgagaaatcatcatcttaaactgattcaattagatatattgggttattgtagcagaatgaataattgaattcgaatacttggtgatcatgaaattccatcaaccaaaataattatcatcaagatgaatttgtgactaattcttacgaattttatttttttatatgtaacatattgaattaataaagtttcttcatgtgcaacattagaaaaacattgattgtaatagtttatagaataatatattgatgttgcttccattttaacatagattgtaattcttttgtatcgtagatataatttttaattttaattgtaatttaattcaatttttgtttaacctatattgtaattcttttgtatcgtaaata comes from the Euphorbia lathyris chromosome 5, ddEupLath1.1, whole genome shotgun sequence genome and includes:
- the LOC136229793 gene encoding 9-cis-epoxycarotenoid dioxygenase NCED3, chloroplastic-like, with translation MLVTVSHIYREGNQIADALARHGLTVDHLASLSIDVLENALLSHVKKHPLPKTADPTLQIVGNFAPVPEQPVVHNLPVTGQIPDCIRGVYVRNGANPLHEPVAGHHLFDDDSMVHAVCFDNGSVSYSYRFTETNRLVQERELGRLVFPKAIGELHDHSGIARLLLFYTRSLFGLHGTGVANAGLVYFDGRLLAMSEDDLPYQVSLLPNGDLKTAGRFDFNGQLNNAMIAHPKVDPESGELFALSYDVVQKPYMKYFKISPNGENSADVEIPLDQPTMMHDFAITEKFFVIPDQQVVFQLPEMIWGGSPVMYDKKKMARFGILDKEANEASEIKWIEAGDCFCFHLWNAWEEAESDEIIVIGSCMSPTPADTIKSFFPICASVETSSSFRFLSMVINFKL